One genomic segment of Natrialbaceae archaeon AArc-T1-2 includes these proteins:
- a CDS encoding DUF7524 family protein — protein MTTVPGEEITVHVSHEGPDTIAAATDSLEVRESFGIVLESHGGPAHVHCRLDDALDRVVTLENTNYYVEPPEETYVPVFVDDVDEPVTGRLEVSTGYGATATTVAVTVAPSPAGVEVDESLSRPREPEPEPTPLERIVAGVDSGTLGVLALGAVAIGTAAVTAAVVGGFVAFVGFLVVAVGVGVALVLLLR, from the coding sequence GTGACGACCGTGCCCGGGGAGGAGATCACCGTCCACGTGAGTCACGAGGGGCCGGATACCATCGCGGCTGCGACCGATTCTCTCGAGGTACGCGAGTCGTTCGGTATCGTCCTCGAGAGCCACGGGGGACCGGCTCACGTCCACTGCCGGCTCGACGACGCCCTCGACCGGGTCGTCACGCTCGAGAACACGAACTACTACGTCGAACCGCCCGAGGAGACGTACGTGCCGGTGTTCGTCGACGACGTCGACGAGCCCGTTACGGGCAGGCTCGAGGTCTCGACCGGCTACGGTGCGACGGCGACGACGGTCGCGGTCACCGTCGCCCCGTCGCCCGCCGGCGTCGAGGTCGACGAGAGTCTCTCGCGTCCGCGCGAGCCGGAGCCGGAGCCGACGCCGCTCGAGCGGATAGTAGCTGGCGTCGACTCCGGAACGCTCGGCGTACTCGCTCTGGGGGCGGTCGCGATCGGGACGGCAGCCGTGACGGCCGCCGTCGTCGGTGGATTCGTCGCGTTCGTCGGCTTTCTCGTCGTTGCCGTCGGCGTCGGCGTCGCACTCGTCTTGCTCCTTCGGTAA
- a CDS encoding methytransferase partner Trm112 has translation MKESLLDILCCPLDKHDLDLEDAEYEGDEIISGTLVCTECGERYPIEDGIPNLLPPDMREQAPA, from the coding sequence ATGAAGGAATCGTTGCTTGATATCCTCTGTTGTCCGCTCGACAAACACGATCTCGACCTCGAAGACGCCGAGTACGAGGGCGACGAGATCATCTCGGGAACGCTCGTCTGTACCGAATGTGGCGAACGCTACCCGATCGAGGACGGCATCCCGAACCTGCTCCCGCCGGATATGCGCGAGCAAGCGCCGGCCTAA
- the hemH gene encoding ferrochelatase — protein MNTGIVLLNFGEPPEPDRDIVVEYLTNIFYNNADLEDAATDEEARERSRELARRRAPGLIEEYEEIGGSPLNEQSRAQATLLEETLEERGHDVETYVGMQFLEPYIDDAVSQAAADGIDHLIGLPIYPLCGPSTTVAALEELRESVDARDDWDVEVDEITGWHRHPTYNRLRADAIATFVDEQGLELTEDGTTLVFSAHGTPQHYLEEGSRYVIYVEEYCETIASLVGVDDYELGYQNHENRDIPWTEPDVETLIEDLETDRVVVDPVSFMHEQSETLSELDDDLREEATDVGLEFHRVPIPHDDPRFGAVLADLLEPFVADFGPDYYGFRQCQCRDEPGTMCLNAPLRPVGEPSGDR, from the coding sequence ATGAACACTGGAATCGTCCTGTTGAACTTCGGCGAACCGCCGGAGCCGGATCGCGACATCGTCGTCGAGTATCTCACGAACATCTTCTACAACAACGCCGACCTCGAGGACGCAGCCACCGACGAGGAGGCGAGAGAACGCTCCCGGGAGCTGGCCCGCCGGCGCGCGCCGGGACTGATCGAGGAGTACGAAGAAATCGGCGGCTCGCCGCTGAACGAGCAATCACGGGCCCAGGCGACGCTGCTCGAGGAGACGCTCGAAGAGCGAGGTCACGACGTCGAGACCTACGTCGGCATGCAGTTTCTCGAACCCTACATCGACGACGCCGTCTCCCAGGCCGCCGCGGACGGGATCGACCACCTGATCGGACTCCCGATCTACCCCCTGTGTGGTCCCTCGACGACCGTCGCCGCACTCGAGGAGTTGCGCGAGTCAGTCGACGCCCGCGACGACTGGGACGTCGAGGTCGACGAGATCACCGGCTGGCACCGCCACCCCACCTACAACCGCCTCCGAGCCGACGCGATCGCGACCTTCGTCGACGAACAGGGTCTCGAGCTGACCGAAGACGGGACGACGCTCGTCTTCTCGGCACACGGCACGCCCCAGCACTACCTCGAAGAGGGGAGCCGGTACGTGATCTACGTCGAGGAGTACTGCGAGACGATCGCCTCCCTGGTCGGCGTCGACGACTACGAACTTGGATATCAGAACCACGAAAACCGCGACATTCCCTGGACCGAGCCCGACGTCGAGACGCTGATCGAGGATCTCGAGACCGACCGCGTCGTCGTCGACCCGGTGAGTTTCATGCACGAGCAATCGGAGACGCTGTCGGAACTGGACGACGACCTCCGCGAGGAGGCCACAGACGTCGGCCTCGAGTTCCACCGGGTGCCGATTCCTCACGACGATCCCCGCTTCGGCGCGGTACTCGCGGATCTGCTCGAGCCGTTCGTCGCGGACTTTGGGCCCGACTACTACGGCTTCCGGCAGTGTCAGTGTCGCGACGAACCGGGGACGATGTGTCTCAACGCGCCACTGCGGCCGGTCGGCGAGCCGTCCGGCGACCGGTAG